In Acaryochloris marina S15, a single genomic region encodes these proteins:
- a CDS encoding response regulator transcription factor gives MGSTQPLSVVLADDQPTFRQGLRTLLGFYQAQETFQFHIVGEAASADQAISLALEQHPTLLFLDLELPKDDGVAALQHLRQQNYTGKILVISAHQEDEWVFRAMRAGADGYVFKSQLAMNLHQAIQTVLKNEVFLPPNAATGFFRSFHFYEGRSVQSEQTLHLTAREKQVLHWLVQGASNQAIANHLHITIATVKAHLTAVFEKLEVKSRSQAIVKALKLGLVNP, from the coding sequence ATGGGAAGCACTCAGCCACTATCCGTCGTTTTAGCAGATGATCAACCTACTTTTCGCCAGGGATTGCGAACGTTGCTGGGGTTTTACCAAGCCCAGGAAACGTTCCAATTTCACATTGTGGGTGAGGCAGCCTCAGCCGATCAGGCGATTAGTCTGGCGTTGGAACAGCATCCGACTTTGCTGTTTCTGGATTTGGAACTACCAAAGGATGACGGCGTTGCCGCTCTGCAACACCTACGACAGCAGAACTACACAGGTAAGATTCTCGTCATTTCAGCCCATCAGGAAGATGAATGGGTGTTCCGTGCCATGCGAGCGGGGGCCGATGGGTATGTGTTTAAGTCTCAATTAGCCATGAATTTGCATCAAGCGATTCAAACGGTGCTGAAGAATGAGGTTTTCCTACCGCCGAATGCGGCCACTGGTTTTTTCCGGTCTTTCCATTTCTATGAAGGCCGATCTGTTCAATCGGAACAGACCCTCCATCTGACGGCCCGGGAAAAGCAGGTACTCCATTGGCTGGTTCAAGGGGCATCGAATCAAGCGATCGCAAATCACTTACACATTACGATCGCAACGGTGAAAGCCCACCTAACCGCTGTCTTTGAAAAGCTTGAGGTTAAAAGCCGCTCCCAGGCGATTGTCAAAGCCCTGAAGTTGGGTTTGGTGAACCCTTAA
- a CDS encoding DUF4255 domain-containing protein, translated as MSNFLAIATVTAVLQRTLQAAIQEDVEGARVTTLRPADIGKGTPVSGVNIYLYQTSLNTAWNNTDHRGRHRNSDTAKRSRTALDLHYMISVYGNEVELEPQRLLGSVIRSLSDAQVVREGMIQDTLADSNYEYLAASDLWQQVEEINFMPMDMSLEDLSKVWSVFFQTPYALSIAYRSTVVMIEGQTPAQKALPVASRGLAVAPFAGQPLITEIEAMTGKFEPIVANSTLLIRGKRLQGNHTGIRIGAVDVAPSQVSEGELLLPLVRLPSHSLRAGVQSLQVVHQSQTPAPTRPGAWRSARAALTAPTHQVGMVSNASPFLLRPTITDLAVTTQGQEEEARSAAIQITTDVTIASQQQVTLILNERTVEHPAAYLFEAPHRTTDTQSVTFEVEDVKPGEYFVRIQIDGAESSLKIDPEATSPTFGSFVSPTAQII; from the coding sequence ATGAGTAACTTTCTTGCGATCGCAACCGTAACTGCGGTTCTCCAACGCACCTTGCAAGCTGCCATTCAGGAAGATGTAGAAGGAGCCAGAGTCACCACCCTGCGTCCAGCCGACATCGGTAAGGGTACTCCGGTTTCTGGAGTGAATATTTACCTCTATCAAACATCCCTGAATACAGCCTGGAACAATACCGATCATCGGGGTCGGCATCGAAATAGCGATACGGCTAAACGATCTCGAACCGCCCTCGACCTGCACTATATGATCAGCGTCTATGGCAACGAAGTGGAGCTAGAACCCCAACGCTTATTGGGCAGTGTCATCCGCTCCCTTAGCGATGCTCAGGTAGTCCGAGAAGGGATGATTCAAGACACTCTTGCAGACTCCAACTACGAATACTTAGCCGCCTCCGATTTGTGGCAGCAGGTGGAAGAGATTAACTTTATGCCCATGGATATGTCCTTGGAAGATCTATCCAAAGTCTGGTCGGTCTTCTTTCAAACCCCCTATGCCCTCTCCATTGCCTACCGTAGTACGGTCGTCATGATCGAAGGCCAGACCCCAGCTCAAAAAGCCCTGCCTGTAGCAAGTCGAGGCTTAGCTGTAGCCCCTTTTGCTGGCCAACCCCTGATCACAGAGATAGAGGCGATGACCGGAAAATTCGAGCCGATTGTGGCAAACTCCACGCTATTAATTCGGGGCAAGCGACTGCAGGGAAACCATACGGGCATCCGCATTGGGGCTGTCGATGTGGCCCCCTCTCAAGTGAGTGAAGGAGAACTGCTGTTGCCTTTAGTCCGCTTACCCTCCCACAGCCTGCGAGCTGGAGTCCAAAGTCTACAGGTTGTCCATCAATCCCAAACGCCAGCACCAACCCGACCCGGAGCTTGGCGTTCTGCTAGAGCTGCCTTGACTGCTCCCACCCACCAAGTCGGGATGGTCTCAAATGCATCTCCCTTTCTGTTGCGGCCAACAATTACCGACTTAGCCGTCACTACCCAAGGTCAAGAAGAAGAAGCTCGATCTGCTGCCATTCAAATCACAACAGACGTTACCATCGCTAGCCAGCAGCAGGTAACCCTGATTCTCAATGAACGCACGGTTGAACATCCAGCTGCCTATCTGTTTGAAGCTCCTCATCGAACGACCGATACTCAATCCGTCACCTTTGAAGTGGAAGATGTGAAACCAGGAGAATATTTTGTCCGCATCCAAATCGACGGGGCAGAGAGTTCGTTGAAAATCGACCCAGAAGCAACCAGTCCAACATTTGGCAGCTTTGTGAGTCCCACAGCCCAGATTATTTGA
- a CDS encoding ATP-binding protein, translating to MQQGDAEWQEANWLYFTQALQRVKQALLNQGKQLESQHPSPEPIAPLPPSELSPPSYLEQISKVFDLTSFAQDVLLLCIGMELDRGWESICALAQGNQSRPFPTLGLALTCFAGSDWKGLQTFRTLQEWHLIEVGVGTALSTRPLCLDPHLLQVLMGDSEIDPRLKPLTLPFPYPTELVPSHQTIADQMVQIWWRAFQLQQSFPIVQLCGPDVVSQQGVTLAACKQIGLWPFGLAAETLPVDQPGLQLIQKLLEREWLLHHRVLVLHCDGLDDSLKDRDRALASFIDRLALPLIILNRARRPQHLRLMVTHEVSSPNPQEQHQVWEQSLGEFTTQLNGQVEALVSHFNLSATKIQEISHQFRLQSLANKTSGETQTPSSPGVVLWQACRQQARPRLDELAQRIESSSTWEDLVLPEKEQQVLKDIAIHIRQRRQVYEQWGFQGKSQRGLGIAALFAGASGTGKTLAAEVLANTLQLDVYRIDLSSVVSKYIGETEKNLRRVFDAAEGGGVILLFDEADALFGKRSEVKDSHDRHANIEVSYLLQRMEAYRGLAILTTNLKGSLDQAFLRRIRFIVQFPFPDAKQRAEIWQHIFPQQTPTKGLDAKKLAKLSVSGGNIRNIALNAAFLAADEGQPIGMQHLLQAARSEYVKLERPLTDAEVKGWV from the coding sequence ATGCAACAGGGGGATGCCGAATGGCAGGAGGCAAATTGGCTTTACTTCACCCAGGCTTTGCAACGGGTAAAGCAAGCCCTTCTTAATCAGGGGAAACAACTCGAATCTCAGCACCCATCCCCTGAGCCGATTGCTCCATTACCCCCATCGGAACTATCTCCTCCCTCTTATTTAGAGCAAATCAGTAAAGTCTTTGACCTAACCTCCTTTGCTCAGGATGTGCTGCTGCTCTGTATCGGCATGGAACTCGATCGAGGCTGGGAATCCATTTGTGCTCTAGCTCAAGGGAATCAAAGTCGGCCCTTCCCCACCCTAGGCTTAGCCCTAACTTGTTTTGCCGGATCGGATTGGAAAGGACTGCAGACCTTTCGGACCTTGCAAGAATGGCACTTAATTGAAGTAGGAGTGGGCACGGCTTTATCGACTCGGCCCCTATGCCTTGACCCCCATTTGTTACAGGTCCTGATGGGGGATAGCGAAATTGATCCGAGATTAAAGCCCTTGACCTTACCCTTTCCCTATCCCACGGAGTTGGTTCCTTCGCACCAAACGATTGCAGACCAAATGGTGCAAATCTGGTGGCGGGCTTTTCAACTGCAACAGTCGTTTCCCATCGTCCAACTTTGCGGACCTGATGTGGTCAGCCAGCAAGGAGTAACCCTGGCTGCTTGTAAACAAATAGGGTTGTGGCCGTTTGGACTAGCTGCAGAGACTTTACCTGTTGATCAACCTGGATTGCAGCTCATCCAAAAATTACTAGAACGAGAATGGCTATTGCATCATCGAGTGCTCGTCCTGCACTGTGATGGCTTGGACGACTCCTTGAAGGACCGAGATCGAGCATTAGCAAGTTTTATCGATCGTTTGGCTCTCCCTCTTATTATTTTGAACCGAGCCCGTCGCCCTCAGCATCTACGACTGATGGTCACCCATGAGGTTAGCTCGCCCAATCCCCAGGAACAACACCAAGTTTGGGAACAGTCGTTGGGAGAATTCACAACGCAACTGAATGGTCAAGTAGAAGCATTAGTATCCCACTTCAATCTCAGTGCCACCAAAATCCAGGAGATCAGCCATCAATTTCGACTGCAATCCCTAGCCAATAAAACCAGTGGGGAAACTCAGACTCCCTCCTCTCCAGGTGTCGTGTTGTGGCAAGCCTGTCGTCAACAGGCCCGGCCTCGACTCGATGAGCTAGCCCAGCGAATTGAATCCAGTAGTACTTGGGAAGATTTGGTTCTACCAGAAAAAGAGCAGCAAGTTCTAAAAGATATAGCAATCCATATCCGGCAGCGTCGGCAAGTGTATGAACAGTGGGGATTTCAAGGAAAAAGTCAGCGGGGGCTGGGGATTGCAGCCCTATTTGCTGGGGCCAGCGGTACGGGTAAGACTCTAGCAGCGGAGGTGCTAGCCAATACCCTGCAGCTAGATGTATATCGGATCGATCTGAGTTCGGTAGTGAGTAAATATATTGGCGAGACGGAGAAGAATTTGCGGCGGGTGTTTGACGCGGCGGAAGGGGGCGGCGTGATTCTTCTGTTTGACGAAGCCGATGCCCTCTTCGGCAAGCGATCGGAGGTAAAGGACAGTCATGATCGCCATGCCAATATTGAAGTGAGCTATCTATTGCAGCGGATGGAAGCGTATCGCGGTTTAGCGATCTTAACCACGAATCTTAAAGGTTCTCTCGATCAAGCGTTTCTACGTCGCATTCGGTTTATTGTTCAGTTCCCATTCCCAGATGCTAAGCAGCGAGCAGAGATTTGGCAGCATATTTTCCCGCAGCAAACTCCAACGAAGGGGTTAGATGCGAAAAAGCTGGCGAAGCTGAGTGTGTCGGGAGGGAATATTCGCAATATTGCTTTGAATGCAGCTTTCTTAGCAGCGGATGAGGGACAGCCTATAGGAATGCAGCACTTGTTGCAGGCGGCCCGTAGTGAGTATGTAAAGCTGGAGCGACCCCTGACTGATGCAGAGGTAAAAGGTTGGGTTTAG